In a genomic window of Macrobrachium nipponense isolate FS-2020 chromosome 10, ASM1510439v2, whole genome shotgun sequence:
- the LOC135224075 gene encoding methionine synthase-like, giving the protein MTLPKRTARMSGRAEEIHDALRQRILVIDGAMGTMIQRHKLEEDDYRGEEFRDHECNLKGNNDLLSLTRPQIILGIHKEYLEAGADIIETNTFSGTWVAQADYHLQHICYRLNLESARLARLVCR; this is encoded by the exons ATGACCCTTCCCAAACGGACTGCAAGGATGTCGG GGAGGGCAGAGGAGATCCATGATGCCCTACGCCAACGTATTCTCGTCATTGATGGGGCGATGGGAACTATGATTCAGCGCCACAAACTAGAAGAGGATGATTACCGTGGAGAAGAATTTAGAGACCATGAGTGTAATTTGAAGGGAAACAACGATCTTTTATCCTTAACACGACCTCAGATTATTCTTGGGATTCACAAG GAATACCTTGAAGCTGGTGCTGATATAatagaaaccaacacattcagtGGAACATGGGTTGCTCAAGCTGATTATCATCTCCAGCATATTTGTTACAG GTTGAATCTGGAATCAGCTCGTCTTGCGAGACTTGTCTGCAGATGA